A window of the Lactobacillus amylovorus DSM 20531 genome harbors these coding sequences:
- a CDS encoding zinc-binding dehydrogenase, giving the protein MFFNKLEAYNEFGSIVDIAANSYLTSFYSGNVNEQKINHMLDYVKKYDVDAKPERVFDLEHVADAHRYLENSKSFGKIVVVED; this is encoded by the coding sequence ATGTTTTTTAATAAGCTAGAAGCGTATAATGAATTTGGTTCAATTGTCGATATTGCAGCTAATAGCTATTTGACTAGTTTTTATTCTGGTAATGTCAATGAACAAAAGATTAACCATATGCTTGATTATGTTAAAAAGTATGATGTAGATGCAAAGCCAGAGCGTGTCTTTGATTTAGAACATGTAGCTGATGCTCATCGCTATTTAGAAAATTCAAAGAGTTTTGGCAAGATAGTTGTAGTGGAAGATTAA